One window from the genome of Jeotgalibaca sp. MA1X17-3 encodes:
- a CDS encoding pyridoxal phosphate-dependent aminotransferase has protein sequence MVRISKRMSLVAESPTLATSTKVKAMKAKGADIISLTVGEPDFETPKNIRDAAIQAIQENKVNHYTPSAGILPLRQAIIDYHQETDGVQYELNQVMVSDGAKNALYTLFQVILNPEDEVIIPSPYWVSYTEQVKLAGGKNILIDGVPENNFKISLEMLEKHRTNKTVAIILNSPNNPTGAVYTEEELREIGNWAVEHNILIISDEIYYRLCYHQQEAVSIASLSEEIKNQSIIINGVSKSYAMTGWRIGYAMGNQEVIGKMIQLASHSTSNPASVSQYAALAALTGNQNFVNEMREEFEKRLDYFFPLIESIPGFQATKPQGAFYIFVNAKEAATMTGYSTVSDFALGLLEEGHVAVVGGDGFGFPDYVRISYTLNKENLTEAIKRIKQFIQLKSNRN, from the coding sequence ATGGTACGAATTTCCAAACGAATGTCTTTAGTGGCAGAATCTCCAACATTAGCAACTTCCACAAAAGTAAAAGCAATGAAAGCAAAAGGTGCGGATATTATTAGTCTGACAGTAGGAGAGCCGGACTTTGAAACTCCCAAAAATATTCGTGATGCTGCCATCCAAGCAATTCAAGAAAATAAAGTGAATCATTATACACCGAGTGCTGGAATTTTACCGTTGCGGCAAGCAATCATTGATTATCATCAAGAAACAGATGGAGTTCAGTACGAATTAAATCAAGTGATGGTTTCTGACGGAGCTAAAAATGCGCTTTATACTTTATTTCAAGTGATATTAAATCCTGAAGATGAAGTAATCATTCCATCTCCCTACTGGGTTAGTTACACTGAACAAGTAAAATTAGCAGGTGGGAAAAATATCTTAATTGACGGTGTACCCGAAAATAATTTCAAAATATCGTTAGAGATGTTGGAAAAACATCGTACTAATAAAACGGTTGCGATTATTTTGAATTCTCCTAATAATCCAACGGGTGCGGTTTATACGGAAGAGGAATTAAGAGAAATAGGCAATTGGGCAGTAGAACATAATATTTTGATTATTTCAGATGAAATATATTACCGTCTTTGCTACCATCAACAAGAAGCGGTTTCCATTGCTTCTCTTTCAGAAGAAATTAAAAATCAGTCGATTATTATCAATGGTGTCTCTAAAAGTTATGCTATGACTGGTTGGAGAATTGGATATGCAATGGGAAATCAAGAAGTGATTGGCAAAATGATTCAACTAGCGAGTCATTCTACTTCTAATCCTGCATCTGTTAGTCAATATGCAGCTTTAGCAGCTCTAACAGGAAATCAAAATTTTGTAAATGAAATGAGAGAGGAATTTGAGAAACGGTTAGATTATTTCTTTCCGCTTATTGAATCGATTCCTGGTTTTCAGGCTACAAAGCCCCAGGGAGCCTTTTATATATTTGTAAATGCAAAGGAAGCAGCGACCATGACCGGTTATTCAACTGTCTCTGATTTTGCTCTTGGACTTTTAGAAGAAGGACATGTAGCGGTTGTTGGTGGAGATGGCTTTGGCTTTCCTGATTATGTTCGTATTAGTTACACATTAAATAAAGAAAACCTAACAGAAGCAATCAAACGAATAAAGCAATTTATTCAGTTGAAATCAAATAGAAATTGA
- a CDS encoding DUF5590 domain-containing protein → MKRKFTIASIFLLFLLIVSSYTIFFRSQQPLVQAEKEAKIIAQELAGIEDVKDFYWYNGSEETYFTVEGFTENLDHFYVVIKQDGGDTLLLDADAIVTEEEAKSILQAEKEPFKILEARIGIETEDPFWEIAYKNEDGSIGYFLISVYTGETIREYENI, encoded by the coding sequence ATGAAAAGAAAATTTACAATTGCTTCTATCTTTTTGCTTTTCTTATTAATTGTCAGCTCCTATACTATCTTTTTCCGCTCTCAACAACCACTCGTACAAGCTGAAAAAGAAGCAAAAATAATTGCGCAAGAACTAGCAGGTATTGAGGATGTAAAAGATTTCTATTGGTATAATGGATCCGAAGAAACCTATTTTACAGTGGAAGGATTTACCGAAAATCTAGATCATTTTTATGTCGTCATCAAGCAAGATGGAGGAGATACGCTTCTTTTAGATGCTGATGCAATAGTTACCGAAGAAGAAGCGAAATCAATCTTGCAAGCGGAAAAAGAACCATTTAAAATCCTGGAAGCACGTATTGGTATTGAAACAGAGGATCCTTTTTGGGAAATAGCTTATAAAAATGAAGATGGCTCGATTGGCTATTTTTTAATATCTGTTTATACGGGTGAAACCATTCGTGAGTATGAAAACATTTAA
- a CDS encoding helicase C-terminal domain-containing protein, with product MKDQQNIYAVIDLETTGSSYRKGHRIIQIGITFLQDDQVMQEYDITVNPGHSIPPLIENLTGITNRDVQSAPYFEDIAPYVYNLIQNCIFVAHNIAFDYRFLNQAFQDAGMPELELKGMDTVELAKILYPSLESYRLSDLSQLFSLSHPGVHDAAGDAHATAELFLFLKKRAVHLPIVTLEKLCLLSKHTQKNNQDFLEMCLDRAREKREPKPAAITITNGVALRTKNISFEQTNYRSKENVFEELSRDESFFRKLGYTKRKNQMEMMAGVMDFLLNEDQYDLAIEAPTGIGKTLAYSLPAILLANPDKKVIISTSTLLLQEQLLMQSLEKIKSGLPFPFQMTSLVSKNHLLNLEKFSTLDFEFLSDTEALVVMSIYVWLTETDTGDLSELSPSHQVGGLLEKIRYHQEEVRTSKKWKEEDFYVYSQLKAKQASILVTNHAYLSHHIEDFNDFGSKENPILIIDEAHRLPTVFQEKEKIIFSLSSLNRKSLKISEDTRSYREYLEKNAMQSFPQYELINLEFALEQFHNELTELEQLFYTEIIHVQEQNNKSKQKENKVYIDSEQFISLKIERTLNRIARSMKEVEMAGSRYTDLEQGSEGPSFHNRMRLYLQSLQKLSETLRQLKEVAESDYYYLQYQIENSTFACELVKASFNPGEKLQQQFRENFQKVLYISATLLLESDVDYFSRKIGVSHLPSLVFQSQIVKDQAELVIMVPSNLAPVPQINQQEWIRLVSDFICDLTEETNKKSLILFNSHEVLEKVYLYLKEKRHFENTGTEMLAQGFSGSRRRVHKRFLEAEQAVLFGTGSYWEGIDFPNHPVELLVVTRLPFLSPGTPTNLAMKKYYENTGRSAFQQEYLPLMMTRFIQGIGRVARSEKEKGIVICLDSRLVHSSYARQVQKMLPTHVQVKELPLPEIPEEAKKYFEK from the coding sequence ATGAAGGATCAGCAAAACATTTATGCGGTTATTGATTTAGAAACCACTGGATCAAGCTACAGGAAAGGGCATCGGATTATTCAAATAGGAATTACGTTCTTACAAGATGATCAGGTGATGCAAGAATATGATATTACCGTAAATCCCGGTCACTCTATTCCACCTTTAATCGAAAATTTGACAGGGATTACTAATAGAGATGTTCAATCAGCTCCTTATTTTGAAGATATCGCACCTTATGTTTACAATCTTATCCAAAACTGTATTTTTGTTGCACATAATATTGCATTTGATTATCGCTTTTTAAATCAAGCTTTTCAAGATGCAGGGATGCCCGAATTGGAATTAAAAGGGATGGATACAGTTGAACTTGCAAAAATTCTTTACCCTTCGTTAGAGAGCTATCGTCTTTCAGATCTATCGCAATTATTTTCTTTAAGTCATCCTGGAGTTCACGATGCAGCTGGGGATGCTCACGCAACAGCTGAATTATTTCTGTTTTTAAAAAAACGAGCAGTCCATTTACCTATTGTTACTTTGGAAAAACTTTGCTTGTTATCAAAACATACACAAAAGAATAATCAGGATTTTTTGGAAATGTGCCTAGATAGAGCAAGAGAAAAACGAGAGCCGAAACCAGCTGCGATTACGATTACAAATGGGGTGGCTCTTCGTACAAAGAATATTTCTTTTGAACAGACGAATTACCGATCAAAAGAAAACGTATTTGAAGAATTATCACGAGATGAGTCATTCTTTCGAAAGTTAGGATATACAAAAAGAAAGAATCAAATGGAAATGATGGCAGGGGTAATGGATTTTCTTTTAAACGAAGATCAGTACGACTTAGCGATAGAAGCTCCGACAGGAATTGGAAAAACACTGGCCTATTCATTACCAGCAATCCTCTTAGCTAATCCGGATAAAAAAGTAATTATATCTACTTCTACACTTCTTTTACAAGAGCAGCTTTTAATGCAAAGTTTAGAAAAAATAAAAAGTGGATTACCTTTTCCTTTCCAAATGACTTCTTTAGTAAGTAAGAATCATTTATTGAATTTAGAAAAATTTTCTACACTAGATTTTGAATTCCTTTCTGATACAGAGGCTTTAGTTGTGATGAGTATATATGTATGGTTAACCGAAACGGACACGGGGGACCTATCTGAACTTAGCCCCAGCCACCAAGTTGGAGGACTACTCGAAAAAATCCGTTATCATCAAGAAGAAGTCCGTACAAGTAAGAAGTGGAAAGAGGAAGACTTTTACGTGTATAGTCAGTTAAAAGCTAAGCAAGCTAGTATTTTAGTAACGAATCACGCATATCTATCCCATCATATTGAAGACTTTAATGACTTTGGTTCCAAGGAGAACCCCATTTTAATTATAGATGAGGCTCATCGATTGCCAACCGTCTTTCAAGAAAAAGAAAAAATAATATTCTCATTGAGTTCTTTAAATAGGAAATCATTGAAAATTTCTGAGGATACGCGATCGTATCGAGAATACTTGGAAAAAAATGCTATGCAATCATTTCCACAATATGAATTAATTAATCTGGAGTTTGCATTGGAACAATTTCATAACGAACTAACAGAATTAGAGCAATTATTTTATACGGAAATAATTCATGTACAGGAACAAAACAATAAGAGTAAACAAAAAGAAAATAAGGTATACATCGATTCTGAACAATTTATTAGTCTTAAAATTGAAAGAACCCTCAATAGAATTGCACGCTCCATGAAGGAAGTAGAAATGGCAGGTTCTCGCTATACCGATTTAGAGCAAGGTTCTGAAGGTCCTTCCTTTCATAATCGCATGCGTCTGTATCTTCAGTCTTTACAAAAATTAAGTGAAACCTTAAGACAGTTGAAAGAAGTAGCGGAGAGTGACTATTACTATTTACAGTACCAAATAGAAAACAGTACGTTTGCTTGTGAACTTGTCAAAGCAAGTTTTAATCCAGGAGAAAAGCTCCAACAACAATTTCGAGAAAACTTCCAAAAGGTTCTGTATATAAGTGCGACACTCTTATTGGAGTCAGATGTCGATTATTTTTCTAGAAAAATTGGGGTTTCTCATCTACCTTCTTTAGTCTTCCAATCACAAATTGTGAAAGATCAAGCTGAGTTGGTTATTATGGTCCCAAGTAATCTCGCTCCAGTTCCACAAATCAATCAACAAGAATGGATTCGACTTGTATCAGATTTTATTTGTGATTTAACGGAAGAAACAAACAAAAAATCTCTCATTCTTTTCAATTCGCATGAGGTTTTGGAAAAAGTGTATCTGTATTTAAAAGAAAAAAGACATTTCGAAAATACAGGAACAGAGATGCTTGCACAAGGTTTCTCTGGAAGTAGAAGAAGAGTTCATAAACGCTTTTTAGAAGCCGAGCAGGCAGTGTTATTTGGCACAGGAAGCTATTGGGAGGGGATTGACTTCCCAAATCATCCAGTAGAGTTGCTTGTCGTAACTAGACTACCGTTTCTTTCTCCAGGAACTCCAACCAACCTTGCAATGAAGAAATATTATGAGAACACAGGGAGAAGCGCTTTTCAACAAGAATATCTTCCTCTGATGATGACTCGTTTTATTCAAGGAATCGGAAGAGTCGCTCGAAGCGAAAAAGAAAAAGGGATTGTTATTTGTTTAGATAGTCGACTCGTGCATAGTTCCTATGCACGACAAGTTCAAAAAATGCTTCCTACTCATGTCCAAGTAAAAGAATTGCCCTTGCCAGAGATACCTGAAGAGGCAAAAAAGTATTTTGAAAAATAA
- a CDS encoding CCA tRNA nucleotidyltransferase — protein MINIQNIPEFKKAIPLIDKIEQAGYEAYFVGGGVRDTLLHLPISDVDIASSAVPDEIQRIFPITFDVGIKHGTVMVLHEKMTYEITTFRTESKYEKFRRPESVHYVRRLDEDLKRRDFTINAIALNRDGMLEDPFDGQEDIEKKLIRAVGNPMERFREDALRMMRAARFISQLGFDVEEETKQAVKDYHPLLSKIAVERIRDEWAKLLVGRNRKGGIKFFVETRLFQVCPGLQNREESLIDLALFPVQFQSQLIAWTILLYFLDIREEKVESFLKDWKLSNKEIRDIKKAYLALHHRLKKSWDHHILFDTGIEIALEVEEMVNGFGMVADVNQLLSLHKTMPIYTTRDIETNGKDVMEILETRKGGPHLGVILEDVKTNILAGKLKNNQAEIKAYIMRRKSIYMDEIQIDEYVVKKEHTAAFLGSGELDVLASPALIAFMENSCKEMLKKLVLPEETSVGTFISLEHRAPSAVGAKIKIEIKTKELHRNKYSFSLVAKENDQLIAIGEHTRSVVNREKFMDKLL, from the coding sequence ATGATTAATATTCAGAACATACCCGAATTCAAAAAAGCAATCCCGTTAATCGATAAAATTGAACAAGCAGGCTATGAAGCTTATTTTGTAGGAGGTGGAGTGAGGGATACCTTGCTTCACTTGCCGATATCAGATGTAGATATTGCAAGTAGTGCCGTTCCGGATGAAATACAGCGTATTTTCCCGATAACGTTCGATGTAGGGATTAAACACGGTACAGTGATGGTATTACATGAGAAAATGACGTATGAGATTACGACATTTCGTACAGAATCAAAATACGAAAAATTCCGACGACCTGAAAGTGTTCACTATGTTCGAAGGTTGGATGAAGACTTAAAGAGGCGAGATTTTACAATCAATGCGATTGCTCTTAATCGAGATGGAATGTTAGAAGATCCATTTGATGGACAAGAAGATATCGAAAAGAAATTGATTCGTGCAGTAGGTAATCCAATGGAGCGATTTCGTGAAGATGCGTTGCGGATGATGCGCGCCGCTCGCTTTATTAGTCAACTTGGCTTTGATGTTGAAGAGGAAACCAAACAAGCCGTAAAAGATTATCATCCTTTATTGTCTAAAATAGCCGTGGAACGAATTCGAGATGAATGGGCAAAATTATTAGTTGGACGAAATAGAAAAGGTGGAATTAAGTTTTTTGTTGAGACAAGATTGTTTCAAGTATGTCCAGGACTTCAAAATCGAGAAGAAAGCCTGATTGATTTAGCTCTATTTCCAGTCCAATTTCAGTCACAGTTGATTGCTTGGACCATTCTTCTTTATTTTTTAGATATTCGTGAAGAAAAGGTAGAATCCTTTCTAAAAGATTGGAAACTTTCAAATAAAGAGATACGAGATATCAAGAAGGCTTATCTTGCACTCCATCATCGATTGAAAAAAAGTTGGGATCACCATATCTTATTTGATACGGGCATTGAAATTGCTCTAGAAGTGGAAGAAATGGTAAATGGTTTTGGAATGGTAGCCGATGTCAATCAACTCCTTTCCCTACATAAAACCATGCCCATTTATACAACTCGTGATATAGAGACAAATGGGAAAGATGTCATGGAAATTCTTGAAACGCGTAAAGGTGGCCCTCATTTAGGTGTTATTTTGGAAGATGTTAAAACCAACATTCTAGCTGGTAAACTAAAAAATAATCAAGCAGAAATAAAAGCATACATTATGAGAAGGAAATCTATTTATATGGATGAAATTCAAATCGATGAGTATGTCGTAAAAAAAGAACATACGGCAGCTTTTTTAGGATCAGGTGAGTTGGATGTATTGGCGTCACCCGCTTTGATTGCATTTATGGAAAATAGTTGCAAAGAAATGTTGAAGAAATTAGTCTTACCAGAAGAGACTTCTGTAGGAACTTTTATTAGTTTGGAACATCGTGCGCCCTCTGCAGTAGGCGCAAAAATTAAAATTGAAATAAAAACTAAGGAACTTCACCGAAATAAATACTCGTTTTCTCTTGTTGCAAAAGAAAATGATCAATTAATTGCGATTGGGGAACACACTCGTTCTGTTGTAAACCGAGAAAAGTTTATGGATAAATTACTGTAG
- a CDS encoding YpiB family protein has translation MWILNYLLNHEVLLKNIHFVENIESTNRGMGLASLESPKEAFVYYKDGKLFDDPEQAFHDLRLNWKEDFYLELFFQKSYQSLSAFGVLEDNPFEKDEISFDPELEERVDESLNRLALRERKQHLLQLIDSALVDKDEAKFKAYTEELKEIDDKKMI, from the coding sequence TTGTGGATTCTAAACTACTTGTTGAATCATGAAGTATTATTGAAAAATATTCACTTTGTAGAAAATATTGAAAGTACGAATAGGGGAATGGGATTGGCATCCTTAGAAAGTCCCAAGGAAGCTTTTGTTTACTACAAGGACGGAAAACTTTTTGATGATCCAGAACAAGCCTTTCATGATTTAAGACTAAATTGGAAAGAAGACTTTTATTTAGAACTATTCTTTCAAAAAAGTTATCAATCTTTGTCAGCATTTGGTGTATTAGAGGATAACCCCTTTGAAAAGGATGAAATCTCTTTTGACCCTGAGCTTGAAGAACGCGTTGATGAATCATTAAATAGATTGGCTCTAAGAGAGAGAAAACAGCATTTACTCCAATTAATTGATTCAGCCCTCGTTGATAAAGATGAAGCGAAGTTTAAAGCCTACACAGAAGAACTAAAAGAAATAGATGATAAAAAAATGATATGA